In a single window of the Coffea eugenioides isolate CCC68of chromosome 3, Ceug_1.0, whole genome shotgun sequence genome:
- the LOC113765771 gene encoding salicylate carboxymethyltransferase-like, which translates to MEVIEVLHMNGGNGDESYANNSLVPQKVILMTRPITEAAISDLYCSLIPKSICIADLGCSSGPNTFLAVSGLLKTVDKKRKILGHKSPEYQIYLNDLPSNDFNTIFKSVPRFQEKLKMQMESGFGPCLFAGVPGSFYQRLFPTKTVHFVHSSYSLQWLSQVPELKEINKGNIYMASSSPSSVIRAYVKQFEKDFSTFLSCRAEELVTGGRMVLTILGRKSEDPCSKDGCYIWELLALALNGLVSEGLIEEEKLDSFNIPHYNPSPAEVRNLVEMEGSFMVDHLEATEIHWNAYDSDSLEFDKFKDGGYYVAKCMRAVAEPLLVSHFGEGIIEEVFPRYRKILSDRMSKEKTQFISVIVSLAKRA; encoded by the exons ATGGAAGTAATTGAAGTTCTTCACATGAATGGAGGGAATGGAGATGAAAGTTATGCAAACAACTCATTGGTTCCG CAAAAGGTGATACTGATGACCAGGCCAATAACAGAAGCGGCCATAAGTGATCTCTACTGCAGCCTCATCCCCAAAAGCATATGCATTGCGGACTTGGGATGTTCATCTGGACCTAACACTTTTCTGGCTGTTTCTGGGCTCCTCAAAACTGTCGACAAGAAACGCAAAATTTTAGGCCATAAATCTCCAGAATATCAGATATATTTGAATGATCTTCCTAGCAATGATTTCAACACCATTTTCAAGTCTGTGCCACGGTTTCAAGAAAAACTGAAGATGCAGATGGAATCAGGGTTTGGACCATGTTTGTTCGCTGGAGTTCCTGGTTCATTCTACCAAAGGCTTTTCCCCACCAAAACTGTTCATTTTGTTCACTCATCTTATAGTCTTCAATGGCTGTCCCAA GTCCCTGAATTGAAAGAGATTAATAAAGGAAACATTTACATGGCAAGTTCAAGCCCTTCAAGCGTGATAAGGGCATATGTCAAGCAATTTGAGAAGGATTTCTCGACATTTCTGAGCTGCCGAGCAGAGGAATTGGTAACTGGTGGCCGCATGGTTTTGACGATTTTGGGGAGAAAAAGTGAAGATCCTTGTAGCAAAGATGGCTGCTACATTTGGGAGCTTTTAGCTTTGGCCCTTAATGGTCTGGTTTCTGAG GGTCTAATTGAAGAAGAGAAACTAGATTCATTCAACATCccacattacaatccatcaCCTGCAGAAGTAAGAAATCTAGTTGAGATGGAAGGATCTTTTATGGTTGATCATCTTGAGGCTACTGAGATCCATTGGAATGCATATGACAGTGACTCTCTTGAGTTTGATAAATTCAAAGATGGTGGATATTATGTCGCGAAATGCATGAGAGCTGTCGCTGAACCCTTGCTTGTTAGTCACTTTGGTGAAGGAATAATAGAAGAAGTGTTCCCCAGGTACAGGAAAATACTTTCTGATCGCATGTCCAAAGAGAAGACTCAGTTCATCAGTGTGATTGTCTCCTTGGCTAAAAGGGCATGA